A single region of the Mycobacterium avium subsp. avium genome encodes:
- a CDS encoding IS110-like element IS901 family transposase, which yields MAEPDRVWVGIDVGKSTHHACAIDDTGKVVWSKKIPNEQAAIEDLIAQGGRIANHVVWAIDLTSPPAALLIAVLLSAKAEVVYVPGRTVNTMSHAFRGEGKTDAKDARVIAETARHRRDLSPVVPGEDLVAELRSLTAYRSDLMADWVRGVNRLRSMLTAIFPALEAAFDYSTRAPLILVSAMCTPGEIRSAKRAGVIKHLRKNRAWPNNIDTIADKALAAAAGQIITLPGEAGTAALIKQLAARLLDLDRQIKDIDKQITNKFREHPSAAIIESMPGMGPHLGAEFLVITGGNMAAFTNPGRLASFAGLVPVPRDSGRITGNLHRPKRYNRRLRRVFYLAALSSLKIEGPSRAFYDRKRSENHIHTQALLALARRHVDVLWALLRDNRTWQPQQPTVAAA from the coding sequence ATGGCCGAACCCGACCGAGTGTGGGTGGGTATCGACGTCGGTAAGTCCACTCATCATGCGTGCGCGATCGATGACACCGGAAAGGTGGTGTGGTCGAAGAAAATCCCGAACGAACAGGCCGCGATCGAAGACCTGATCGCCCAGGGCGGCCGGATTGCTAACCACGTGGTGTGGGCGATCGATTTGACCTCGCCGCCGGCGGCGCTGCTGATCGCCGTACTGCTGAGCGCGAAAGCCGAGGTGGTGTATGTGCCGGGCCGCACGGTTAACACGATGAGTCATGCGTTCCGCGGCGAAGGCAAGACCGACGCCAAAGACGCGCGGGTAATCGCCGAAACCGCTCGGCACCGACGAGATCTGTCCCCGGTCGTACCCGGCGAAGACCTGGTTGCCGAATTGCGGTCGCTGACCGCATACCGGTCGGATCTGATGGCTGACTGGGTGCGAGGCGTGAACCGGCTGCGCTCGATGCTCACCGCCATCTTCCCTGCTCTGGAAGCTGCGTTCGACTACTCCACCCGCGCGCCGTTGATCCTGGTATCCGCTATGTGCACTCCGGGCGAAATCCGGTCGGCAAAAAGAGCTGGCGTGATCAAGCACCTTCGGAAAAACCGGGCATGGCCCAACAACATCGACACGATCGCCGACAAGGCGCTCGCCGCGGCAGCAGGCCAGATAATCACCCTTCCCGGCGAAGCCGGAACCGCCGCGCTCATCAAGCAACTCGCAGCACGGCTGCTGGACTTGGATCGGCAGATCAAGGACATCGATAAGCAAATCACCAACAAATTTCGTGAGCATCCCAGCGCCGCCATCATCGAGTCGATGCCCGGCATGGGGCCACACCTGGGCGCTGAGTTCCTCGTAATCACCGGCGGCAACATGGCCGCCTTCACCAACCCCGGCCGACTGGCATCGTTCGCCGGATTGGTACCCGTCCCACGCGATTCCGGCCGTATCACCGGCAATCTGCATCGGCCCAAGCGCTACAACCGGCGCCTGCGCCGCGTGTTCTACCTCGCCGCCCTGTCCAGCCTCAAGATCGAAGGTCCCTCGCGGGCTTTCTACGACCGCAAACGATCCGAGAACCATATCCACACCCAGGCCCTGCTTGCCCTGGCACGCCGCCACGTCGACGTCCTGTGGGCACTGCTGCGCGACAACAGAACCTGGCAACCCCAGCAACCAACCGTGGCAGCTGCCTGA
- a CDS encoding TetR/AcrR family transcriptional regulator, producing MVVDFGRPRDPRIDAAVLRATVELLAETGYPGLLVSAIAQRAGTSKPAIYRRWPSKAHLVHEAVFPVGADTAIPDTGSTADDLREMVRRTMVFLTTPAAKAALPGLIGEMAADPSLHSALLERFAGAIGGGLADWLAAAAARGEARPDVTAAELAETIAGVTLVALLTRPTELDDAWVDRTTRLLLKGISMSVSSGEDAR from the coding sequence ATGGTAGTGGATTTTGGCCGACCCCGTGATCCCCGGATCGATGCCGCGGTGCTGCGCGCGACGGTGGAGCTGCTGGCGGAGACGGGCTATCCCGGGCTGCTGGTCTCCGCCATCGCGCAGCGAGCCGGCACCAGCAAGCCCGCGATCTACCGCCGCTGGCCCAGCAAGGCGCACCTGGTGCACGAGGCGGTGTTCCCGGTCGGCGCCGACACCGCCATCCCCGACACCGGGTCGACGGCCGACGACCTGCGCGAGATGGTGCGCCGCACAATGGTTTTCCTCACCACCCCGGCCGCCAAGGCCGCCCTGCCCGGGCTGATCGGCGAAATGGCCGCCGATCCGAGCCTGCATTCGGCGCTGCTGGAGCGGTTCGCCGGCGCCATCGGCGGCGGCCTGGCCGACTGGCTCGCCGCCGCCGCGGCGCGCGGCGAGGCACGGCCCGACGTCACCGCCGCCGAACTGGCCGAGACCATCGCGGGCGTCACCTTGGTGGCCCTGCTGACCCGCCCCACCGAGCTCGACGACGCGTGGGTCGATCGCACCACCAGGTTGCTCCTGAAAGGAATCTCAATGAGCGTGTCAAGCGGTGAGGACGCCCGGTGA
- a CDS encoding O-methyltransferase produces the protein MTTTLQDPRVASALDRMYSESKNQMSLLRERRGTFDQPMTAQQRADAMSEFYIPVTPEAGRLLYSLVRATRPATVVEFGMSFGISAVHLAAAVRDNGSGRVVTTELSDTKIAAAKKTFAETGLDDVITILHGDALTTLADLPGPVDFVLLDGWKDLYLPVLELLEPRLSPGVLVVADNTSAADTQPYLDRVRNPDNGYVSFNFQVRDSDSMEISCRTSG, from the coding sequence ATGACCACAACGTTGCAGGATCCCCGGGTCGCATCGGCGCTCGACCGCATGTATTCCGAGTCGAAGAACCAGATGTCGTTGTTGCGCGAGCGGCGCGGCACATTCGATCAGCCGATGACGGCGCAGCAGCGGGCCGACGCGATGAGCGAGTTCTACATCCCGGTGACGCCGGAAGCGGGCCGGCTGCTGTACTCGCTGGTGCGCGCCACCCGCCCGGCCACCGTCGTCGAGTTCGGGATGTCGTTCGGCATCTCCGCCGTGCACCTGGCCGCCGCGGTCCGCGACAACGGCAGCGGCCGGGTGGTGACCACCGAGCTGAGCGACACCAAGATCGCCGCGGCCAAGAAGACGTTCGCCGAGACCGGACTGGACGATGTGATCACGATCCTTCACGGTGACGCGCTGACCACGCTGGCGGATCTGCCGGGCCCGGTGGACTTCGTGCTGCTCGACGGCTGGAAGGACCTGTATCTGCCGGTGCTCGAGCTGCTCGAACCGCGGCTTTCCCCAGGGGTTTTGGTGGTCGCCGACAACACCAGCGCGGCCGACACCCAGCCCTACCTCGACCGGGTGCGCAACCCCGACAACGGCTACGTCAGCTTCAACTTCCAGGTCCGCGACAGCGACAGCATGGAAATCAGCTGCCGCACAAGCGGTTAG
- a CDS encoding thiamine pyrophosphate-binding protein, with protein sequence MGVPVYQRILDLFQAEGVNTLFGIPDPNFVHMFLEAESRGWSVVSPHHELSAGFMAEAASRMTGKPGLCIGTLGPGMANIAGAIQCALVENSPVIFLGGQRARVTERRVRRGRIQFVRQEPLFAPSVKYSASIEYADQTDEIIHEALRRAMSGTPGPAYIEYPSHVILSELDVSDPLPPHRYRLVNQTAGEREVAEAVRLIRAAESPILLVGHGVHTSRTGAAVRELAELMACPVIQTSGGTSFIDGLQDRTFAYGFSPAAVEAVVTSDLCLALGTELGEPSHYGRTRHWAQNDATRKWILVEQDPAAIGVNRPIDVPLVGDLRGVVPQLVAALRDTPRKPSPDLDRWIEQDAAELAQLAENAPTGRTPIHPARFVVEATRAFPDDGIMVRDGGATVIFGWTYSQAKPRDVIWNQNFGHLGTGLPYAVGASIAEGGKRPVMLLTSDSAFLFHIAELETAARQGLPLVCVVGVDHQWGLEVGVYKRTFSQPSPQPGVHWSKDVRLDKVAEGFGCHGEYVEKEDEIGPAIQRSYASGKPAVVHVCIDPKANSEEMPKYDEFRTWYAEGTQ encoded by the coding sequence ATGGGTGTGCCGGTTTATCAGCGGATCCTCGATCTCTTCCAGGCCGAGGGGGTGAACACCCTGTTCGGCATCCCGGACCCCAACTTCGTGCACATGTTCTTAGAGGCCGAATCCCGGGGCTGGTCGGTGGTCTCGCCGCACCACGAGCTGAGCGCGGGATTCATGGCCGAGGCGGCGTCGCGGATGACCGGCAAGCCCGGCCTGTGCATCGGCACGCTCGGCCCGGGCATGGCCAACATCGCCGGGGCCATCCAGTGCGCGCTGGTGGAAAACTCGCCGGTGATCTTTCTCGGCGGCCAGCGGGCCCGCGTCACCGAACGCCGGGTGCGCCGCGGGCGCATCCAATTCGTGCGCCAGGAGCCGCTTTTCGCGCCGTCGGTCAAATACAGCGCGTCCATCGAATACGCCGACCAGACCGACGAGATCATCCACGAGGCGCTGCGCCGGGCCATGTCCGGCACGCCCGGCCCGGCCTACATCGAATACCCCTCCCACGTGATCCTCTCCGAGCTCGACGTGTCCGACCCGCTGCCGCCGCACCGGTACCGGCTGGTCAACCAGACCGCCGGTGAGCGCGAGGTGGCCGAGGCGGTGCGGCTGATCCGCGCCGCCGAGAGCCCGATCCTGCTGGTCGGGCACGGGGTGCACACCTCGCGCACCGGCGCCGCGGTCCGGGAGCTGGCCGAGCTGATGGCCTGCCCGGTGATCCAGACCTCCGGCGGCACCTCCTTCATCGACGGTCTGCAGGACCGCACCTTCGCCTACGGATTCTCCCCGGCCGCCGTGGAGGCGGTGGTGACCTCCGACCTGTGCCTGGCGTTGGGCACCGAGCTCGGCGAACCGAGCCACTACGGCCGGACCCGGCACTGGGCGCAGAACGACGCCACACGCAAATGGATTCTGGTGGAACAGGATCCGGCCGCCATCGGCGTCAACCGTCCCATCGACGTGCCGCTGGTCGGTGATCTGCGCGGGGTGGTACCGCAGCTGGTGGCGGCGCTGCGGGACACCCCGCGCAAGCCCTCGCCGGATCTGGACCGCTGGATCGAGCAGGACGCGGCGGAGCTGGCGCAGCTCGCCGAGAACGCGCCGACGGGCCGCACCCCGATCCACCCGGCCCGGTTCGTCGTCGAGGCCACCCGGGCCTTTCCCGACGACGGCATCATGGTGCGCGACGGCGGCGCCACCGTCATCTTCGGCTGGACCTACTCGCAGGCCAAGCCGCGCGACGTCATCTGGAACCAGAACTTCGGCCACCTGGGAACCGGCCTGCCGTATGCGGTCGGGGCGTCCATCGCCGAGGGCGGCAAGCGGCCGGTGATGCTGTTGACCAGCGACTCGGCCTTCCTCTTCCACATCGCCGAGCTGGAAACCGCTGCGCGGCAAGGACTTCCACTGGTCTGCGTGGTGGGCGTCGACCACCAGTGGGGCCTCGAGGTGGGCGTCTACAAGCGCACCTTCTCTCAGCCGTCGCCGCAGCCCGGCGTGCACTGGAGCAAGGACGTGCGGCTGGACAAGGTCGCCGAGGGCTTCGGCTGCCACGGCGAGTACGTGGAGAAGGAGGACGAGATCGGCCCGGCGATCCAACGGTCCTACGCCAGCGGCAAGCCCGCCGTCGTGCACGTCTGCATCGATCCGAAGGCCAATTCCGAGGAGATGCCCAAGTACGACGAATTCCGCACCTGGTATGCCGAGGGCACCCAGTAA
- a CDS encoding acyltransferase family protein — MRRVGRLAIWDRPERRSGIPALDGLRAIAVALVLIGHGGIPGVSGGFIGVDVFFVLSGFLITSLLLDELGRTGRIELTGFWIRRARRLLPALVLMVLTVAAARQLLPERSLTGLRDDAIAAFLWVANWRFVAQKTDYFTQGAPPSPLQHTWSLGVEEQYYFVWPLLLIAVALALAARARRRCTRATVGGVRFSAFVIATVGALASAAVAIVMAADGTRDRIYFGTDTRAQALLVGAAAAALLVSDWPSMNRGWCMLRTRWARRVARILPVLGLAGLAAATHYASGASGEFRHGLLIGVAIAAVAVIAPVAVEQRGVVARVLALPPLVWLGTISYGVYLWHWPIFLALNGERSGWAGMPLFAARCAATVAVAAASWWLLEQPIRRWRPARVPLLPLAAATVASAAAVTLLVVPVGTGPGLREAGLPPGVSAVAAVSPSPPGNSRPRDPNRPFTVSVFGDSIGWTWMHYLPPTPGFAFLDHTVIGCSLVRGTPYRYIGETLEQRPECDGWPIRWSRQVSQDQPDVALLIIGRWETVDRVNEGQWTHIGDPTFDAYLNGELERALNIVGSTGVRVVVATVPYSRGGEKPDGRLYPEDQPDRVNLWNTMLRKTVAHHPNVAILDLNKKLCPDGVYTAKVDGIKVRSDGVHLTPEGVKWLTPWLEESLR; from the coding sequence GTGCGCCGGGTGGGGCGGCTGGCGATCTGGGACCGACCGGAACGGCGCAGCGGCATCCCGGCGCTGGACGGGCTGCGCGCCATCGCGGTGGCACTGGTGCTCATCGGCCACGGCGGCATCCCCGGCGTCAGCGGCGGATTCATCGGCGTCGACGTCTTTTTCGTGCTCAGCGGGTTCCTGATCACCTCGCTGCTGCTCGACGAGCTGGGCCGCACCGGGCGCATCGAGCTGACCGGATTCTGGATCCGGCGCGCCCGACGGCTGCTTCCGGCGCTGGTGCTGATGGTGCTCACCGTGGCCGCCGCCCGCCAGCTGCTGCCCGAACGCTCGCTCACCGGGCTGCGCGACGACGCGATCGCGGCGTTCCTGTGGGTGGCGAACTGGCGGTTCGTCGCCCAGAAAACCGACTACTTCACCCAGGGCGCGCCGCCGTCGCCGCTGCAGCACACCTGGTCGCTCGGCGTGGAGGAGCAGTACTACTTCGTCTGGCCGCTGCTGCTCATCGCGGTCGCGCTGGCGCTGGCCGCGCGCGCCCGGCGCCGCTGCACCCGCGCCACCGTCGGCGGGGTGCGGTTCAGCGCGTTCGTCATCGCCACCGTGGGCGCGCTGGCGTCCGCGGCGGTGGCCATCGTGATGGCCGCCGACGGCACCCGCGACCGCATCTACTTCGGCACCGACACCCGGGCGCAGGCATTGCTGGTCGGCGCGGCCGCGGCGGCGCTGCTGGTGTCCGACTGGCCGTCGATGAACCGCGGCTGGTGCATGCTGCGCACCCGGTGGGCGCGCCGCGTCGCCCGGATCCTGCCGGTGCTGGGATTGGCCGGGCTGGCGGCGGCGACCCACTACGCCAGCGGCGCCAGCGGCGAATTCCGGCACGGCCTGCTGATCGGCGTCGCGATCGCGGCCGTGGCGGTGATCGCCCCCGTCGCGGTGGAGCAGCGCGGCGTGGTGGCGCGGGTGCTGGCGCTGCCGCCGCTGGTCTGGTTGGGCACCATCTCCTACGGCGTCTACCTGTGGCACTGGCCAATCTTCTTGGCGCTCAACGGGGAACGTTCCGGGTGGGCCGGTATGCCGCTGTTCGCCGCGCGGTGCGCGGCGACGGTGGCGGTGGCCGCCGCGTCGTGGTGGCTGCTCGAGCAGCCCATCCGGCGCTGGCGCCCGGCGCGGGTGCCGCTGTTGCCGCTGGCCGCGGCGACGGTGGCCAGCGCCGCCGCGGTCACGCTGCTGGTGGTGCCGGTGGGCACCGGGCCGGGCCTGCGTGAGGCGGGGCTGCCGCCCGGCGTCTCGGCGGTCGCGGCGGTGTCGCCGTCGCCGCCCGGAAATAGCCGGCCGCGAGATCCCAATCGCCCGTTCACCGTTTCGGTGTTCGGCGATTCGATCGGGTGGACGTGGATGCATTACCTGCCGCCGACGCCGGGGTTCGCCTTCCTCGACCACACCGTCATCGGATGCAGCCTGGTGCGCGGCACCCCGTACCGGTACATCGGCGAAACGCTGGAGCAGCGGCCGGAATGCGACGGCTGGCCGATCCGCTGGTCGAGGCAGGTCAGCCAGGACCAGCCCGACGTCGCGCTGCTGATCATCGGCCGCTGGGAAACGGTGGACCGGGTCAACGAGGGCCAATGGACCCACATCGGCGACCCCACCTTCGACGCGTACCTCAACGGTGAGCTGGAGCGGGCGCTGAACATCGTCGGCTCCACCGGCGTCCGGGTGGTGGTGGCCACCGTGCCGTACAGCCGCGGCGGCGAAAAGCCGGACGGCCGTTTGTATCCCGAGGACCAGCCGGATCGGGTCAACCTGTGGAACACCATGCTGCGCAAGACCGTCGCGCACCATCCCAACGTGGCGATCCTCGACCTGAACAAGAAGCTGTGCCCGGACGGGGTTTACACCGCCAAGGTGGACGGCATCAAGGTACGCAGCGACGGTGTGCACCTCACCCCGGAAGGGGTGAAGTGGTTGACACCGTGGCTGGAGGAGTCGCTGAGGTGA
- a CDS encoding aldehyde dehydrogenase family protein — protein MREYLKFYIDGQWVDPVRPNTFDVENPATEQVCGKISLGSAADVDVAVGAARRAFGRWSQSSREDRLDLLQSILAEYQKRADDLAAAVTEEIGAPPSLAAGPQVFLGIGHLTTAIEVLKNFAFTEQRGATLIAREPIGVCGLITPWNWPINQVAVKVYPALATGCTVVLKPSEVAPFSSYIFAEILAAAGVPAGVFNLVNGDGPGVGAALASHPDIDLVSFTGSTRAGVEVARNAAPTVKRVTQELGGKSPNIVLDDGGFADAVRAGVANMMPNSGQSCNAPSRMLVPASRMAEAISIAREVAEQVQVGDPDDATAIGPVASRAQFEKVQRLIQQGIDEGATVVAGGPGRPAGLDQGYYVKPTVFADVTNDMTIAREEIFGPVLCILGYDDLDHAVRLANDTDYGLAGYVSGADLDTAREVAGKIRAGWVTINHAFDLNAPFGGYKRSGNGREWSDFGFHEYLEVKSILGYAPAQGDR, from the coding sequence ATGCGCGAATACCTGAAGTTCTACATCGACGGACAATGGGTCGACCCGGTGCGGCCCAACACGTTCGACGTGGAAAACCCGGCGACCGAACAGGTGTGCGGCAAGATCTCGCTGGGGTCGGCGGCCGACGTCGACGTCGCGGTCGGCGCCGCGCGCCGAGCCTTCGGCCGCTGGTCTCAGAGCAGCCGCGAAGACCGGCTGGACCTGTTGCAGTCCATCCTCGCCGAATACCAGAAGCGCGCCGACGATCTCGCCGCGGCGGTCACCGAGGAGATCGGCGCGCCGCCCTCGCTGGCGGCCGGCCCGCAGGTCTTTCTCGGCATCGGCCACCTGACCACGGCCATCGAGGTGTTGAAGAACTTCGCGTTCACCGAGCAACGCGGGGCGACGCTGATCGCCAGGGAACCCATCGGCGTCTGCGGGCTGATCACCCCGTGGAACTGGCCGATCAACCAGGTCGCGGTGAAGGTCTACCCGGCGCTGGCCACCGGCTGCACCGTGGTGCTGAAACCGTCCGAGGTGGCGCCGTTCTCGTCGTACATCTTCGCCGAGATCCTGGCCGCCGCGGGGGTGCCGGCCGGGGTGTTCAACCTGGTCAACGGCGACGGGCCGGGCGTGGGCGCGGCCCTGGCGAGCCATCCCGACATCGACCTGGTGTCGTTCACCGGGTCCACCCGCGCCGGGGTCGAGGTGGCCCGCAACGCCGCCCCGACGGTCAAGCGCGTCACCCAGGAACTCGGCGGAAAAAGCCCCAACATCGTCCTGGACGACGGCGGCTTCGCCGACGCGGTCCGGGCCGGGGTGGCCAACATGATGCCCAATTCGGGGCAGAGCTGTAACGCCCCGTCGCGCATGCTGGTGCCCGCGTCCCGGATGGCCGAGGCCATCTCCATCGCCCGCGAGGTCGCCGAACAGGTGCAGGTGGGCGACCCCGACGACGCGACGGCGATCGGGCCGGTGGCGTCGCGCGCGCAGTTCGAGAAGGTGCAGCGGCTGATCCAGCAGGGCATCGACGAGGGCGCGACGGTGGTGGCCGGCGGCCCGGGCCGGCCGGCGGGGCTCGACCAGGGCTACTACGTCAAGCCGACCGTCTTCGCCGACGTCACCAACGACATGACGATCGCCCGCGAGGAGATCTTCGGTCCGGTGCTGTGCATTCTCGGCTACGACGACCTCGACCACGCCGTCCGACTCGCCAACGACACCGATTACGGCCTGGCCGGCTACGTCTCGGGCGCTGACCTGGACACGGCGCGCGAGGTGGCCGGCAAGATCCGGGCCGGATGGGTGACCATCAACCACGCCTTCGACCTGAACGCGCCGTTCGGCGGCTACAAACGCAGCGGCAACGGCCGCGAATGGAGCGACTTCGGCTTCCACGAGTACCTGGAAGTCAAAAGCATCCTCGGCTACGCGCCGGCCCAGGGCGACCGGTAG
- a CDS encoding alpha/beta fold hydrolase, whose amino-acid sequence MVTMPELDGVEHRYVDLGDDVTIHVADAGPASGPAVMLVHGFPQNWWEWRALIGPLAADGYRVLCPDLRGAGWSSAPRSSYRKDEMADDLAGVLDRLGVRSVDLVAHDWGGPVAFIMMLRHPEKVTGFFGVNTSAPFVKRSLSTIRNVWRFWYQIPISLPVIGPRVISTPDSRFVRLLGSWVGGGYTLPEEDVRLYLECMRQPGHAEAGSRWYRSFQTREMLSWMRGEYDGARVHVPVRWLSGTEDPVLTPDLLDGYAERIDDFQLELVDGVGHWIVDQRPDLVLDRVRAFLRRET is encoded by the coding sequence ATGGTCACCATGCCCGAGCTGGACGGCGTCGAACACCGCTACGTGGATCTCGGAGACGACGTGACGATCCATGTCGCGGACGCGGGTCCGGCGAGCGGCCCGGCGGTGATGCTGGTGCACGGCTTCCCGCAGAACTGGTGGGAGTGGCGCGCGTTGATCGGGCCGCTGGCCGCCGACGGCTACCGGGTGCTGTGCCCGGACCTGCGCGGCGCCGGGTGGAGTTCGGCGCCGCGGTCGAGTTACCGCAAGGACGAGATGGCCGACGACCTGGCCGGGGTGCTCGATCGCCTGGGCGTCCGGTCGGTCGACCTGGTGGCCCACGACTGGGGCGGACCGGTCGCGTTCATCATGATGCTGCGCCACCCGGAAAAGGTGACCGGCTTCTTCGGGGTGAACACCTCGGCGCCGTTCGTGAAGCGCTCGCTGTCGACGATCCGCAATGTGTGGCGGTTCTGGTATCAGATCCCGATCTCGTTGCCGGTCATCGGCCCCCGGGTGATCAGCACCCCGGATTCCCGGTTCGTGCGGCTGCTGGGGTCCTGGGTCGGCGGCGGCTACACGCTGCCCGAGGAGGACGTCCGCCTCTACCTCGAGTGCATGCGCCAACCGGGGCACGCCGAGGCGGGCTCGCGGTGGTATCGGTCGTTTCAGACCAGGGAGATGCTGAGCTGGATGCGCGGGGAGTACGACGGCGCCCGCGTGCACGTTCCGGTGCGCTGGCTGTCGGGCACCGAGGACCCGGTGCTTACCCCAGACCTGTTGGACGGATACGCCGAGCGGATCGACGACTTTCAGCTGGAGCTGGTCGACGGCGTCGGGCATTGGATCGTCGACCAGCGGCCCGATCTGGTGCTGGACCGGGTGCGGGCCTTCCTGCGCCGCGAAACTTAA
- a CDS encoding NRAMP family divalent metal transporter, protein MTSMHTRGRRTPGAAVQSSAVSDAAHVGDIVGAFGRIRRGADGAAGGRWRQLRTLAVITGPGLIVMVGDNDAGGVATYAQAGQNYGMGLLWTLVLLIPVLYVNQEMVLRLGAVARVGHARLIFERFGRFWGAFSVGDLLILNALTIVTEFIGVALALGFLGCPKIVAVPAAAALLFAVVAGGSFRRWERLMFLLIAVNVLIFPMVLLVHPAPKTTVAGLIPQFPGGLNSTVLLLVVAIVGTTVAPWQLFFQQSNVVDKRITARWIPYGRADLVIGIVVVMVGATALMAVTAFGLAGTAAAGHFTDAGAVAAGLSAHLGRTVGVLFAIILLDASLIGANAVGLATSYAVGDAMGKRHSLHWKITEAPLFYGGYAVLLAASAAVSFSPDHILGLVTQGVQALAGVLLPSATVFLVLLCNDRAVLGPWVNTVRQNIAAWTIVWCLVLLSLALTATTFFPDLSTGTIEAGLAAGAVLGVVAGAVMIVVGRRQRDLAEAEAIVRTLGGGLDPEQVDELDDASSLTRAERRAVRRQDRENWQTPSLALLDRPAMSPMRRAGLFTLRGYLVVAVVFVIIKLVQAGVVGPAASL, encoded by the coding sequence ATGACTTCGATGCACACCCGCGGCCGGCGCACCCCGGGCGCTGCCGTGCAGAGTTCGGCGGTGTCCGACGCCGCCCACGTCGGCGACATCGTCGGCGCGTTCGGCCGCATCCGGCGCGGCGCCGACGGGGCCGCGGGCGGGCGCTGGCGCCAGCTGCGGACGTTGGCGGTCATCACCGGTCCCGGACTGATCGTGATGGTCGGCGACAACGACGCCGGCGGGGTCGCGACCTACGCGCAGGCCGGCCAGAACTACGGGATGGGCCTGCTGTGGACGCTGGTCTTGCTGATCCCGGTGCTCTACGTGAACCAGGAAATGGTGCTGCGGCTGGGCGCGGTCGCCCGGGTGGGGCACGCGCGGTTGATCTTCGAGCGGTTCGGCAGGTTCTGGGGCGCCTTCAGCGTCGGTGATCTGCTGATCCTCAACGCGCTGACGATCGTCACCGAATTCATCGGTGTGGCACTGGCTCTCGGCTTCCTGGGTTGCCCGAAGATCGTCGCCGTCCCGGCCGCCGCGGCGCTGCTGTTCGCCGTCGTGGCCGGCGGCTCGTTCCGCCGCTGGGAGCGGTTGATGTTCCTGCTGATCGCGGTGAACGTGCTGATCTTCCCGATGGTCCTGTTGGTGCATCCGGCCCCGAAAACGACTGTGGCCGGGTTGATCCCGCAGTTCCCGGGCGGGCTCAACTCGACCGTGCTGCTGCTGGTGGTCGCGATCGTGGGCACCACCGTCGCGCCGTGGCAGCTGTTCTTCCAGCAGTCCAACGTGGTGGACAAGCGCATCACCGCGCGCTGGATCCCTTACGGGCGAGCCGATTTGGTGATCGGGATCGTGGTGGTCATGGTCGGGGCGACGGCGCTGATGGCGGTGACGGCGTTCGGATTGGCCGGGACCGCCGCTGCCGGCCACTTCACCGACGCCGGGGCGGTGGCCGCCGGGCTGTCGGCGCACCTGGGCCGCACGGTCGGGGTGTTGTTCGCGATCATCCTGCTGGACGCCTCGCTGATCGGCGCCAACGCCGTCGGACTGGCGACCTCCTACGCGGTCGGTGACGCCATGGGCAAGCGGCACTCGTTGCACTGGAAGATCACCGAGGCGCCGCTGTTCTACGGCGGCTACGCGGTGCTGCTCGCGGCGTCGGCCGCGGTCTCCTTCAGCCCGGACCACATCCTGGGCCTGGTGACCCAGGGCGTGCAGGCGCTGGCCGGCGTGCTGCTGCCCTCGGCGACCGTCTTCCTGGTGTTGCTGTGCAACGACCGGGCGGTGCTGGGGCCGTGGGTGAACACGGTGCGGCAGAACATCGCCGCGTGGACCATCGTGTGGTGCCTGGTGCTGTTGTCGCTGGCGCTGACGGCGACAACGTTCTTCCCCGATCTGTCCACCGGCACCATCGAAGCCGGGCTGGCGGCCGGTGCCGTGCTCGGCGTCGTCGCCGGTGCGGTGATGATCGTCGTGGGCCGGCGCCAGCGCGACCTCGCCGAGGCCGAGGCCATCGTGCGTACGCTGGGCGGCGGCCTGGATCCCGAGCAGGTCGATGAGCTCGACGACGCGTCGTCGCTGACCCGCGCCGAGCGGCGGGCCGTGCGCCGGCAGGACCGGGAGAACTGGCAAACCCCCAGCCTGGCCCTGCTCGACCGGCCGGCGATGTCGCCGATGCGCCGGGCGGGGCTGTTCACCCTGCGGGGCTACCTGGTGGTGGCCGTGGTGTTCGTCATCATCAAGCTCGTGCAGGCCGGCGTGGTCGGCCCGGCCGCCTCACTGTGA